Below is a genomic region from Silurus meridionalis isolate SWU-2019-XX chromosome 1, ASM1480568v1, whole genome shotgun sequence.
aAATAAGATATGGACAGTGGAACTTCAGCAGAAGTTCACACTggacaatgaaataaaataaacacattttattatactgtaggCTATTAAGCAGTAGAGAATAAGAATGTCTGagccaaataaacaaataggCTTGCTGAAAACTACCAATCAAACATCACAGATGAAAAATAGTACAGGAACAGCTGACAGGAAATCCGTCCTATACCACAGCTGAAAATGATCATAAGCATAaaatcaaaaaatataaattctatGAAAATAGGTCATACCATAGGTATCTCCTCATTGAAGGAGGTAAAATACAGTCTGGTGGAGTAAAGCTACAGTTGCCTTAATGTGCTATCAGACTTGCAGTATATCTAGGTTTACAACCTAAAGTTTTTACGTGAACACGGGAATTACATGTGGCAGTGTGGAAATAATGTTGCCCATGTTACTGAcctttactgtttcactgtggtggagaagagccttTACTAGTAAGTAATAAGTAAATCTTTACACTTTTTACTGCACtggagtgaaaaaaaagagcagcatGTTTAAGTTTTTATAACACCAGATTGTTACAATAACTAGTCACAAAGCAAAAAGTGCAAATACAAGTGACAGATTTACAGATACAGATTTCATGATCCCTCTTGAAAATTTACTAATCACAATAAGTAGGGTGAGTTATCCTGAGGCACAAACTTTAATGTTTAGGTATCTTAATAGAGCAGATcttgaataaacacaaacacaaacagagtaGTACACGTctttagtttttgattttaACTCTTGCTATCATGATTTCATTAAATCATACCAAGAAAATAGCAATGCTGGATGATTaagcaactactgcagaagtgataaggagacagctagaaaggtatttggtgtcacatctggaaaaagaaaggaagacaaagagatgtggtggtggaatgaggaagtgcaggaaagcataaggagaaagatgttggtgaaacagaattaggatagacagagtgatgagaaaagaaggcaggagtacaagaagatgcagCAGCATGTGGAGAGGAATGTAGCAAAGGAAAAGacatgaggagctgtatgtggaGTTGCACACTAAGTAAGGAAAAACacatttgtactgattggccaggcagagtgaccgagctgggaaggatgtgctacaaggtAATGCAATAAAGTAtgtagatggaaatgtgttgactattTAGGAGAGTTTGTTGAAaagatggagggaatattttgagcaactgatgaatgaggaaaatgagatagatacagagagagaagggtggatgatgtggagatggtgaagcaggaagtggataggatgacagatgcattatttgcttaaATGTTGATATAGTATAAAGAAGGTCataaggagttgcattgtgtgttcgtatatttagagaaagcataccaCAGAGTGCCGGGAGAGGagatgtggtattgtatgaggaagtcaggtgtgtcagagaagtatgtgagggtggtgcaggacatgtatgaggacagtgtgacagcagtgaagtgtgcagtaggaattacagactggttcaatgtggaggtgggactgcatcaaggatctgctctgagccctttcctgtttgcagtggtgatggacaggttgatggacaaggtcagacaggagtatCTGTGGAcaatgatgtttgtggatgatattgtgatttgtggtgagagtagggagcaggttgagaagagcctggagaggtggaggtatgcgctggagagaaggggaatgaaagtcagtaggattaATACAgagaacatgtgtgtgaatgagagggagggcagtggagtggtgtgtagttggtttgaaagaggcagctgtagaggacagggtgtgTGGAGAGAGATGATCTGCTGTTGTGACCTCTAACGTgaacagccgaaagaagaagaagaggaagagggaaAAAGATGCCAAGAAAAGAGTAAGCATTCTAGAGATCCTCACAGCTCCTGTGTGATAGTTGCTGTACAATGGACTGGGGTCACATCTGGGATGCAGTTCTCCACAGACTGCACGGAATTGTATGTGTTTCTAATACATACAAAGATTATTTCATTGGTATGAGCAGGgacttttaatatataaacaagAGTGTAGTTTCTGGCTTCTctcttgctcacacacacacacagagagactgcaTGCAGTGTGTTGCTGGACAGTTGTGAGcatatgaaagtgtgtgtgtgtgtttgatgtctCGGTTTAAGAGAGGAGCTGTAGCAGATCCTCGGGCTGGGTTCCGACAGAACACACCGGAATGTCCGGTACCGTCAGGACTGCTGAAGGGCGCCAGAAAGAGCGGACAACTCAATCTGTCCGGGCGCGCGCTCAGCGAAGGTAAATACACTCATTACAACTCAAAAGAGATCATAATACTGTCAAATAGTCAAATAGTCAAATAATCGCAGCACAAACAGTTCCAATGGAAATGAATTGATGTTTTTACTATCGGTTGCTAAAGGACAACAGACTTCTACAGACTGAAATTTGCGGCGCTCTGATTGGTCGATAGGGGTCGCTCACGGGTCACTCAACTGTcgactccttttttttttaacggcTTCAGTttgaacacagaaaaaaaaagtgaacccGGATCTTTAGAGCGGAGCAACAGATCcgcttcattcattcacacatccttcacttaacgTAAAAGTACAGATGTACATATGCtcatgtttaaaacaaaactctggtaaaagttaaagtactgactacacttttttactcaagttaaaaaaaagaagtttgggctctgacatgtacttaagtaaaaagtagccatgttttagtgtcacgttgGTACATaaacctcacgtcatattaatattaggatgtcaatcgattaaaatatttaatcgcgttgttcctaaatgtaccttaaattaatacttttcaatttCTTATTcatctaatcaacatgggcatggacaaatattgttACTTAATGCAAATGCATATTTATTATTCGTGAAACCAAACTTAACATTAAGCATTAAGACAATATTcttgtaaaggttttaaagtaattatggcgTGTCAAATGACGTAATTTATCAagacaccaaatggaacctgtttccacacggacggttaacgAGGTGATACCGAAGAAACTGCATCTCTcataactttcatacggattacataatcagaaaatatttgtattcgatgtgaatttgtttatataaatataaatctttcgagctttctatacatatatttattatgcctgtgaggcaaatatttacTAAGATCCAGGGTGTTTTATTTGGGTTATTTCTTTGAAGAGACGAGACAAAGACGGCAGAAAGCGCCcgctgtctgttttctttactttacgaAAGCACaacgttttgtttttgtgtgtacaaataaaagtagaccctttacagattcgaatgatgtattgctcttatctgtgcGATCAAAAAAGATATTAATTAATGCTCGTTTCGGTGTTGTGAggaaaaaatggcacaaaacgCGCCGGTGCGTTTTGTCGACCTCAAAGGAATAATTGTAaacatcatggcggattttggtgctgatttaagacttggcgcatcagtaaacaaatgtttactaattgaaaagtaaaaaaaaaaaaaatagtgaagtaaagtactagTAGTAACAGAATAaaacttttttccctttattttctttaaatggtCCTAAAATCATCTCAAGTAGCCAAATTATATAAgactactatatatatatatatatatatatatatatatatatatatataataagtaaaCCAGATTGACTGATGTAAAACCAGCAAAatcaaaaaagtattttaaataaaaatttttttaaatggcattgcattataatactttttaaaagtttctttgtcatatttatcttgttgttgttgctatTATTATCTGTATGGTTCCAGCTAGCTGAACAGAGTTCCTTTTGATTTAAGTTCCCCAGAGTGTGTGGAGGATAAATGTGGACCCTCCAGAAGAAGCTCGACAGAATCTATCATTCAGTGCAACAGAGCGATGGTGGGAGCAGACTGATCTCACCAAACTTCTGCTGTCCTCTAACAAACTCCAGACAATTTCTGAAGACATCAGACTCCTGCCTGCACTAGTGGTTTTAGATGTGAGTTGAACACTGGGCTGTGTGTTTTTACTTGAACAAGACTTATGTATAGGGGATGGCTTTTAAAGCGCTGTCAATCGGCTTTTATAGATTCATGACAATCAGCTCACCTCACTGCCAGCATCTATCGGGGAGCTGGAGCAGTTACAGAAACTCATCCTGAGGTAGGTTTAGTGAAGATATGTTGACATGTtttgatatatatttagatGTGGATTAGATATGTTTTTGATGATTACTGTTCTGTTTAGTCATAATAAGTTGACAGAGCTGCCCACGGAGCTGTGGAGGCTGACAAACCTGCGATGTCTCCACCTGCAGCAGAATCTGCTTGAACTGCTGCCTGCAGACTTGGGCCAGTTGTGCCACTTGGAGGATCTTGTAAGTATAAAAACTTTATACAGTAATTAAAATCTATGATTTATTTCGAAAGCCTCAATGGCAGAgcataatgataaaaataatgtgtgtgtgtgtatctatctatctatctatctatctatctatatatatatatatatatatatatatatatatatatatatatatatatataattacacatatattattattttattatatatatatatatatatatatatatatatatatatatatatatatataatataaaattggaaatatttcaagttagaggggaaaaggaaaaaaaaaaaaaaaaaaagtaggtgaACAAACcggggggtggtggtggtggtggtgcggTAGATTTGTTTACTGGAAGTGACTAGCGAATTTAATGTGCTGAATTATGTCATTTTTCCCACCGTGTCAGTCCAAATTAGTGTGACACACTTCGCAAAAGGCATGGGCATTGTTAACATGGCTTTCAGTtaagaaattaaattatttcctCCAGCTGTTGTtgattttacatgtttttttattaatcggataaagtaaaaatgttctgttatttcagagtttttattttatccatGCATGAATCTAGCACATACTGTATCTACATGGTAAAACATGTTTTCCGGAAATAACGTCTTGTTTAGGTGTGTTTacttcttatttctttttaatggtGTTATACAATTCTGTAACTTTTCCAAAATTTCTTCTCAAATTAAAGGATGTGTCTAACAACAAATTAATGGCTATACCGGACAGCCTGGCAGACCTGAGCAACCTCGTAAAACTAAATCTGTCCTTCAACAATCTGAAGAGCCTGCCACCTGCGATCAGCGAAATGAAGAGTAAGCGTCAAATTGTCTTTGGTTTAGCTGATGTTTTTTGGGAAAACATCTGTTAAGCCCTTTCCTTCTGTAGACTTGAGAATGCTGGACTGTTCTCGGAATCGGTTGGAGAGCGTGCCGCCTGTCTTGGCACAGATGGCGTCTCTCGAGCAGCTGTACTTGAGGCACAACAAACTGCGTTTCCTGCCAGAGCTGCCCTCCTGCAAAACACTCAAGGTTTTTCAGCAGCGTCTATTAAAGCTGTTTTCTATCTGGTGGATTGTAGAGCTAATTAAGCCCAACTTGCACAacttacacaacatacacaacatatCTGAATAATTCTTATTAAACTAAAGATGAATTGTTGACACACAAGTTCTCATATTTCAAAACATATTAGACGGTTTATTTTCTAAAACCATATGTATCAAAGAAATATTaacatatgtactgtatatgtaacatGTTTTGTAGCATTAGTATTTGAATTAAACACTAGTCTCTATTTTtgcacctttctttttttttttcttcaaataaacttttgttcctgtgtttttattttttctcgaTAGGAGCTCCACTGCGGGAACAATCAGATTGAGGTACTGGCGGCAGATCATCTAAAACACCTGAACTCTCTGAGTGTTTTGGAGCTGAGAGATAACAAGGTGAAGAGTCTTCCCGAGGAAATAACTATCCTGCAAGGCCTGGAGCGCTTGGATCTTACAAACAATGACCTTAACAGGTGCTCCTTTTCGTCACATACTTCAACACGTTATGTCtagttaaaaatgaaaatcGAAAAATTTAATCtggaatacatttttgttgCTTCAAGTATATTTCATAATAGAACTGGGCAAAGTGCTAAATAAATAGTAACTGTAGTAAATAATCGATTGCATATGAAGATCTCAGAAAATACAACATAttgatatacatatacagtaggcTGTGTCTGAAATGATCCATGATCTTTTTACTGTCTAGTGAGCTATTTTTGTGGTCTGCTATTTCATAATGTTGCCCTGAAACATATGCAGAATTCCCAGTGCAGTCTTTTTCAACCACAATGCAACTTTATATGTAGTGGAAAAAATGATATACCCAGGCAGTTCACCCATAATGCACTGTGTTGTTTGGTTGGGGTTGCATGCATCTTTATTGGGGAAGACCATGAATTTATATGGATCGACTTCTCCCGAGATTCTCGTTAATGTACTGAAAGGATTAAtgatgctgtaaaaaaaaaagttactacAGTtacatcattttgttttatagacTTGATTAGTTAATTGaccctattttttttatttggctgcAACACAGTTTCAGTGATGATGAACAAAATCACTGAAATGGATGAAGTGTTCTGTGGAGAACACAATCATTTATATGTCGTGAGTCCACTATAATCCAtcgaagaaaatgaaaaaaaaatattttgaaaaaaaactaatttgtttcTGTTCATGCGTGTGGAGCAGTGTGCCCTGTGGTCTTGGAACGTTGCCTAAGTTAAAGTCTTTGTCTCTGGAGGGAAATCCACTGAGGACAATCCGCAGAGATCTTCTAAATGTGAGCACTCAGCATCTTTCACCTCTCAGCAAATTTCAGCTCCGCTCTAACCAGTCTTCACCTGGTCTTTACAAATTGTATTAAAGTTAAATTGCAGCTGTGTTTTAACACGTCTACCTAATACCTACTTTTTCAGAAAGGCACCAGTGAACTCCTGAAATATCTGAGAAGTCGAATACAAGGTACAAAATACATTCCATTTTACATGATACACATTAAGACCAGTTTTGTTCAGGACATCTTTTCATACTGTGTAATGTACAGAGCAGCCTGATGGGAAAGCCAAAGAGGAGACGAGCACAGCGATGACTCTTCCTAGCCAGGCCAAGATTAACGTGCATGCCATCAAAACACTGAAGACATTAGACTACAGGTGCACACAACTTATCTTATAAACATCCTGTTTATTAGATATGCAAATGTTGCTCAGTTGTGAATAGAGGTCGACCCATTATACGGATTTGCTTATTAATCGGCACTGAtggttgattgctggaactattggctATTGGCAAATATCCATACCTATAGTTTTCTGGGTTGCGTCTAAGAAGGTCTGCTGAGATTATAAAGTAAGAGAGCAGCctgttttttttggatttaattttattaatttaacaacatttttaatttttgtaatacatttcAATACTATTTTGCATAGTGTTTTTTAATACCTAACTATCTGTAAAAATCCATGGTTGACCTCTAATTGTATTAGATCTATCTTTTCTATTGTATCTAAGAGTATTGCtgtcaattatttatatatatatatatatatatatatatatatatatatatatatatatatatatatatatatatataaagtcgatttatatatgcaacattttttcccccagaatTCTACATATATTATTCACAATAATTCTGactgttttttcctcttcataTTCTTAGTGAAAAACAAGAGGCATCTATACCTGATGAGGTGTTTGATGCAGTCAATAACAGTCCAGTTGTCAACGTGAACTTTAGCAAAAACCAGCTGACTGCTGTTCCACCCAGGTAACGAAGGGAAAATGACTCTCTGCAAAATAGTGAACAATCTGGAGACAAAATCTGTGagttttttatgtaataaaagtTTCTTTGTTCTGTAGAATGGTTGAGCTGAGAGACTCTCTAGCAGATATCAGTCTCGGATTTAATAAGCTTTCCACGATTCCTCTTGAATTTTCCCAACTACAGCAACTTGTACACATAGACCTCAGGTATATACTGCCAATCATGCTATTTTGAAAGcaattaaatatagaaataatccTGCCACAGCTGGGATTAATAAGAACGAACTGCACTAACAGTACTACTGTTATTGGATTTCTCTCTAGGAATAATCTGTTGACATCCCTGCCAGTGGAGCTGGAAGCTCTCACCAAGCTGCAGGGCATCATACTATCATTTAATAGGTAAgtattaataatgtttaattgttGGTCTGTTGATCCTTATTCAAAAACTATTTGTTTCCTCGATCTTTCTTAGATTTAAGCATTTCCCTGATGTGTTGTACCGCATCCTAACCCTGGAGACCATTTTAATAAGCAACAATCAAATTGGAGCCATCGACCCCGTGCGGCTTAAGCTGCTAAACAGATTGTCCACTCTGGATCTGCAGAACAATGACATCATGCAAGTGCCACCAGAACTGGGTAACTGCACCAGCCTGAGGTACACAGTTTACTATgtacaatttacaatttattcaAGTTCTTTGTACTTTGGTGCACAGGGTTACTTCCCTTAACTGATATCCACGTCACTGTAACACCGACAATGCAGTGGAAACTGATGAAAGACAGATGTTTTTAATTCAGTACATCTCCATGTTGCGTTGCATGTGGTTCACGTGACCAGTGAGTTGTTTGGTTCCAAAATTCTGAAATATTTCTGAATAGAGACGACactgcagtaataataataatacaccacACAGTCCCAGCAGGCTATTATCTCTCTATGTGTACTTTACAGATTAATAGTTATTTATTGCATAACAGTGCAGTTATAACAGtgctgtataataaataatacaggttTCATtcactgttttaaaaaataataatttatttcaaaatagtcTCTCATTACAGCAAATCAAGGTTTGGGTACTAATAAAAACGAATAAAAATGCCCTACATAATTAAAGGTTAAAGGTGGTGAAGAATTTAGCTGTTCTTAGATAGAATGTTAAATGATGGCACCACCTAGTGTCCAAAAccctcatcttcatcttttGCTCATTTAAAGTTGTAACATTAAAATGCATGCAATCTGTAAACTGTAGATTTTAGTCTCCTTTGGCTAATTGATATTTTGCAAAGTGAGTGAAGCActgctaatttattttttctttaaatgaattTCTTCAGTTTTGCAATCAAGGCATAATCAATGAACTTGAACAAAACtgtaatgatttttaaacaatgatattaataaatataaataataaattttaaaataatgaatatcaAGGTTACACAATTACACTTTTGTGATCATATTGGGAAGGAAATTGTTTATCATCAAAATATTTAGCAGCactcattcaattcaattcaaactttatttatatagcacctaTATTTATTCATAGCAACAAAATCCAATGTGcaaattatagtaataaaattaaagttaacataaaagtaataaaatatagcaatatcatcaaagaaaaaagtaaaataagtattaaagaacaacaaattaatataaacgTTAAGAAGCAGAAGACTGAGAATACACTCTACTACAAAACAACTTGTATGAGGTTGGGGTTCCTTTTTCAGTCCTGATCCGTTCAAAGTGCGAGCCAGCCTTGGtttgcttattagggataaatttGTTCATTAAAGATTTAGGGTACATtttagtggtagctcagtggttcacACTGGGCTTCAGGGTGGATGATCAATCCATATCCTGGGACCTTTAACAAAGCCCTtcaccctcaactgctcagttgcataAATGAGCTCATTGTAAATTGCTTGGAAAAAGGGTAAATGTTTAAAGCTTCTTTGTGatcttgtttattgtttaaatgagtTGAGTTGACTAGAAGCAGTCTATTTTGctgaacaatgaaaaaaaaagaatttggtcGTGATACCTGTACACTGTATAAAGCTCTGTGTAAtatagaattgtttttatttccctcCTCTTCAGGGCGCTGATGCTCGATGGAAATCCTTTCCGGAACCCTAGAGCTGCGATCGTAGCTAAAGGAACTGACGCGATTCTCGAGTATCTTCGGAGTCGCATTCCTACATGAGTTTACTGTCTTGCATGGCTGAGCTACCACCACTGCCATACAATTAAAGCACTATCTGACTCATACTGAAGACAAGACACAACAGATCTCTGTCATAAAACTGTTTTTCTAAGAATTTGctatgaaatgtttttgtttcccAAAATTTTCATCGCCTCATAGTTCCAAAGATATTTGTTTGAAAGTTTACATTACACTTTATTCGGTCTTTTATCACCATCTTGTTCTTGCTGACCATCTTTATAATAAACAGCActgcaattacatttattatattcttgACCTGCATGTCTAAGACTAGTATGAATACCACatgacatgatttaaaaaatgctgtgtgtttgacatttaaatttgtttggtcaagaatatttattaaataaaaaacatttaatgagaAAGCCTTGTATTGATAGtgtattgatttttattattgtaaaaaaaattataaaaacccCAATTATTCAATTTTTGCACTAGATACTGTAAATCAGTATCAATTATTCACAATGGCTTATACTGTTTCATAAAGAAATTTCTTTGTAATTGTAGTTGTACTGTCTTAAAAGGAAACAGATGACAGATAATAACAATAGTgactttttatttgtacaataaAGACTTTCATACATTATTCAAAACACTGCTTAGATACTGAAAAAATCTGTACTCCCAAAGCCGAAAATGGCTCCGTTATTTGCTGCACagctttgaatatttttttccagttttggcttttattattaaaatttattttaaatatgtacatatagcATCTGCAAAATGCATTCTAGACacagaatatatatttcatcaattacattgttttaatttcggaaaaaaaaaaaataggaaggaGTAAACTTGCGTGTGCAAATAAACTGCATGATAAATTGTCACTAAATCTGATTAACTAAATGGAATAATTGTGTTATTCTATATATAATTactttttgcacaaaaaaatgaaacagcATTCAAGTCCAGTAAGTCTTCATACTGCAGAAAGCTTTGAGTACATTCACAATTTAtaggaataaattaatttaaatgatttcattCACAGTTATGTACATCAATACTGCAATTAGACGGAATAGTACCATATATTAGCATTTATATTCAATAGGatttaaaacacatacaaaaatgACCATTTGTATATccatatacatgtctgacacaAATTCACATTTACTGTAGAAAtagttttaaatttttatttgttagtttCTCTCATCATCTAAATACTCTTTTCCGTACTGTTTTTgtatctttataaaaaaaaaaatcctcacaaTTTGAGCAAAGCTAAGTATgtcaatatattataaataattactcAAACATTTggtaaaaataattacattatcaAATGCTTTGTcccaataacattttttttaaatcaattttcaTCCAGACTTCAGGTTGTATAAttacaattcaaataaaatgtaaaaaaaaagaaataaaattgggGATTTTCTAAtgctacatttatttacagtgttgGACATGAGCAAAGCAGATCTATCTGTAAGGTACAATGATGATGAGTCTtcactgtttttaaataaaaaaagaaaacctagTGGAGTAATGCaactaaatgtttaattaaaaaacacaaagcctCCTCTCTGTTTTCCTAATCAGACAGCTTTAAAAAGTGAAAGCATGCTATAAACATTAAAGCTTCTTATGGAATTCTATTAAATAttgtgaattaatttatttatatcaataaGTGAATAACAGGCCTTAAAGCAGAACAACAACTAAGCTTTAAGCTTTGAACAACTTAAatgtacacacaaaaaaatgatattttgtACCTGGTGGATACTGGGATACCGATTATATATGAAATCAAAATAGGAATCAATATTAAACTAGTAAAAATGCTCCTGTTGAcaacatggcaaaaaaaaagaaaggaaaaaaggggTTTCGCCCTGTATGATTAACCTTAAGAAAAGGACTCGCTCACTATTATTATTCCTAGtgctatttttatgtttattaagaAGCTCTTTGCTGACCAGCAGAGGGCGTTGCAAGAAAAGCCAAATAGCAACAATATTGCTTTTGGATTTTTCCTTTGATTTGTGCAAAACTCTATATACCAGCAACACACAATGCGTAACCCACACCTACTGTGCTCGCAAATGTCTGCTTAAATAATTTCAATGAAGTCAAGGGTCAGCTGAATAAACTAT
It encodes:
- the lrrc40 gene encoding leucine-rich repeat-containing protein 40, producing MSRFKRGAVADPRAGFRQNTPECPVPSGLLKGARKSGQLNLSGRALSEVPQSVWRINVDPPEEARQNLSFSATERWWEQTDLTKLLLSSNKLQTISEDIRLLPALVVLDIHDNQLTSLPASIGELEQLQKLILSHNKLTELPTELWRLTNLRCLHLQQNLLELLPADLGQLCHLEDLDVSNNKLMAIPDSLADLSNLVKLNLSFNNLKSLPPAISEMKNLRMLDCSRNRLESVPPVLAQMASLEQLYLRHNKLRFLPELPSCKTLKELHCGNNQIEVLAADHLKHLNSLSVLELRDNKVKSLPEEITILQGLERLDLTNNDLNSVPCGLGTLPKLKSLSLEGNPLRTIRRDLLNKGTSELLKYLRSRIQEQPDGKAKEETSTAMTLPSQAKINVHAIKTLKTLDYSEKQEASIPDEVFDAVNNSPVVNVNFSKNQLTAVPPRMVELRDSLADISLGFNKLSTIPLEFSQLQQLVHIDLRNNLLTSLPVELEALTKLQGIILSFNRFKHFPDVLYRILTLETILISNNQIGAIDPVRLKLLNRLSTLDLQNNDIMQVPPELGNCTSLRALMLDGNPFRNPRAAIVAKGTDAILEYLRSRIPT